The following proteins come from a genomic window of Alicyclobacillus dauci:
- the rpsD gene encoding 30S ribosomal protein S4 codes for MARYTGPVCRLCRREGIKLYLKGDRCFSEKCAIDRRPYAPGQHGQGRKRTSEYGSQLREKQKARRYYGVLENQFGRYYEEAARRRGVTGENLLELLESRLDNVVYRLGFAASRAEARQLVRHGHFNVNGRRVDIPSYLVREGDVIAVREKSREAGRVKELVELLGTRTIPAWLEMDAENLSGKVLRKPAREEIDTPIEEQMIIEHYSR; via the coding sequence ATGGCAAGATACACAGGTCCAGTGTGCCGCCTGTGCCGTCGCGAGGGCATTAAGCTTTACTTGAAGGGCGATCGCTGCTTCAGTGAAAAGTGTGCCATCGACCGGCGCCCATATGCACCTGGTCAACATGGACAAGGTCGTAAACGCACATCGGAGTACGGCTCACAATTGCGTGAAAAGCAAAAGGCTCGCCGTTACTACGGTGTTTTAGAAAATCAATTTGGACGCTACTACGAGGAAGCAGCTCGCCGTCGCGGTGTCACAGGTGAAAACCTGCTTGAACTGCTCGAGAGCCGTCTTGACAACGTGGTTTACCGTTTGGGCTTTGCAGCTTCTCGCGCAGAAGCTCGTCAGTTGGTCCGTCACGGCCACTTCAATGTCAATGGACGTCGTGTTGATATCCCATCCTACCTCGTTCGTGAAGGCGACGTGATTGCGGTTCGTGAAAAGAGCCGTGAAGCGGGTCGCGTAAAGGAATTGGTGGAACTGTTGGGTACTCGCACCATCCCGGCTTGGCTCGAAATGGATGCCGAAAATCTTTCCGGTAAGGTTTTGCGTAAACCTGCTCGTGAGGAGATCGACACGCCAATCGAAGAGCAAATGATCATCGAGCACTACTCGCGGTAA